One genomic region from Desulfobacterales bacterium encodes:
- a CDS encoding endonuclease/exonuclease/phosphatase family protein yields the protein MKKNFIVLLVAVCFLFISVYPAPVAAGKRHHQRILCNDKVKVMTRNLYLGADIFQVLAAAQNPDPALGGLDVPIAVATLFETVQYTNFPERAEAIAKEIWMTRPHLIGLQEVSLWYTQSPSDFFMPGPDGLPMPNPDQALADDLAYDYLTLLLQALENRGLNYEVAEVAFNADVEMPMLTGFSEEGLPLFDDLRMVDRDVILVRSDVNASNTAWGNYDDSVRETIGGVTLEFKRGWAAVDAEVCGETYRFVNTHLEIASEPGSVFRLVQTAQMNQLLTRVLINETKPILLVGDFNSSPEHVPDIGCIPDGTYCAEYIPPYMQATMFAGYLDTWELIFWPRDGYTSGFDEFVSDPTAELYERIDLILIKPKEKEIKNVIAITTGDQPFSMTSGGLWPSDHAGVVARIKFSR from the coding sequence ATGAAAAAAAATTTCATTGTTTTGCTTGTCGCTGTTTGTTTTTTGTTTATCAGCGTTTACCCGGCCCCTGTTGCCGCCGGCAAGCGCCATCACCAGCGCATTTTGTGCAATGATAAGGTAAAGGTGATGACCCGCAATCTGTATCTGGGCGCCGATATCTTCCAGGTGCTGGCAGCCGCCCAGAATCCGGATCCCGCCCTTGGCGGATTGGATGTTCCCATTGCTGTGGCAACCCTTTTTGAGACCGTGCAATATACCAATTTCCCCGAGCGGGCCGAAGCGATTGCCAAAGAAATCTGGATGACCCGGCCGCATCTGATCGGCCTACAGGAAGTGTCGCTGTGGTATACCCAATCGCCGAGTGATTTTTTTATGCCGGGGCCAGACGGTCTTCCGATGCCCAATCCAGACCAGGCGCTCGCAGATGATCTGGCTTATGATTATTTGACGCTTCTGTTGCAGGCTCTGGAAAACCGGGGATTAAATTATGAAGTGGCTGAAGTGGCCTTCAATGCAGACGTCGAAATGCCCATGCTGACTGGATTTTCCGAAGAGGGTCTCCCACTATTTGATGACCTGCGTATGGTGGATCGCGACGTCATCCTGGTGCGTTCTGATGTAAATGCCTCAAATACAGCCTGGGGAAACTACGATGACAGCGTGCGGGAAACAATCGGCGGCGTTACCCTCGAATTCAAGCGCGGCTGGGCGGCGGTGGATGCCGAAGTCTGCGGCGAAACCTACCGCTTCGTCAACACACACCTTGAAATCGCCAGCGAACCGGGTAGTGTTTTCAGGTTGGTTCAGACAGCGCAGATGAATCAGTTATTAACACGTGTTCTGATCAATGAAACCAAACCAATTCTGCTTGTCGGGGATTTTAATAGTTCACCTGAGCATGTCCCGGACATTGGTTGCATACCGGACGGCACCTATTGTGCTGAATATATACCGCCTTACATGCAAGCCACAATGTTTGCCGGTTACCTGGATACCTGGGAGCTGATATTCTGGCCCCGCGACGGTTACACCAGTGGTTTTGATGAGTTTGTCAGTGACCCGACGGCCGAATTGTACGAGCGCATCGACCTGATCCTGATCAAGCCAAAAGAAAAAGAAATCAAAAATGTTATCGCCATTACCACCGGAGACCAGCCCTTCAGCATGACCTCCGGTGGACTGTGGCCGTCCGATCATGCCGGTGTGGTGGCCCGCATCAAATTCTCCCGCTGA
- a CDS encoding lysylphosphatidylglycerol synthase transmembrane domain-containing protein: protein MPLNHFEHTVQKHAQVSSRSISDRTEQSVASKNGMKKLSICRLFCGGLVFTGLTVGIFWYQFSKIPAGSRPPLGEQLQWGYLFWLLLFLPIETCAAGLRIWVISRVLQPGVSLWTCLKAEWANLGLAMLTPSQTGGGIGQVYILCRGGMQFGTALTVSLISFLGSMVILLFVGLHSLLISGPEHLTAFFQGAFLLFFLVFSGLIAAACWPASVRWVVLQISSAVSTVGQRSGSQDSLPCSKDTRLSRAVEYLQTLLNKIIDLCYLHQNNIRLFFRLNHRGFLWVCLLSLVFMLSRSMIAFLCLRFLGVETAGLGHVLETQLSLIFLIYFAPTPGSSGLAEGASMLMMDSNLPAALMPYYNLLWRCTTFYLPAIAGLLLLLWTLMQDARRAGRR, encoded by the coding sequence ATGCCGCTAAACCATTTTGAACATACGGTGCAAAAGCACGCTCAAGTTTCTAGCAGGTCAATTTCAGACCGGACCGAGCAGTCGGTGGCGTCAAAAAATGGCATGAAAAAATTAAGCATCTGCCGGCTGTTTTGCGGGGGATTGGTCTTCACTGGTTTGACGGTGGGTATATTCTGGTATCAATTTTCAAAAATTCCTGCGGGCAGCAGACCGCCACTGGGCGAACAACTGCAATGGGGCTATTTGTTCTGGCTGTTGCTTTTTTTACCCATCGAGACATGTGCCGCCGGTTTGCGAATCTGGGTGATTAGTCGTGTGTTACAGCCTGGCGTAAGCTTATGGACCTGCCTGAAGGCCGAGTGGGCCAATCTGGGACTGGCCATGCTGACCCCTTCGCAAACCGGCGGGGGTATCGGTCAGGTTTACATTTTGTGCCGCGGGGGCATGCAATTTGGTACGGCCCTGACCGTCAGTTTAATTTCTTTTTTGGGCAGCATGGTCATTTTACTGTTCGTTGGTCTCCATTCCCTTTTGATATCCGGGCCTGAACACCTGACCGCCTTTTTCCAAGGCGCCTTTTTACTCTTTTTTTTGGTTTTTAGCGGTCTGATTGCTGCTGCTTGCTGGCCCGCATCTGTGCGTTGGGTGGTTTTACAGATTTCCTCAGCGGTCAGCACGGTAGGCCAAAGAAGCGGTTCACAAGACAGCTTACCGTGCTCAAAGGATACTCGCCTCAGCCGTGCAGTTGAATACCTGCAAACCCTTTTAAACAAAATAATCGACCTTTGCTATTTGCACCAGAACAACATACGCCTTTTTTTCCGTCTAAATCATAGAGGCTTTTTGTGGGTATGTCTCTTAAGCCTGGTCTTTATGCTTTCACGCTCGATGATAGCATTTTTATGTCTTCGCTTTCTGGGAGTTGAGACCGCAGGTCTGGGGCACGTGCTTGAAACCCAACTGAGTCTGATTTTTCTGATTTACTTTGCACCAACCCCCGGCAGTTCAGGTCTGGCCGAAGGGGCCTCAATGTTAATGATGGACAGCAACCTACCCGCAGCACTGATGCCTTATTATAATTTGCTGTGGCGCTGCACGACATTTTATTTGCCGGCCATCGCCGGTCTGCTTTTATTGTTGTGGACGCTGATGCAGGATGCCCGCCGCGCTGGCCGCCGCTGA